A DNA window from Flavisolibacter ginsenosidimutans contains the following coding sequences:
- a CDS encoding sensor histidine kinase has translation MKRIFPIIIVLISISLIGIIFIQISWLNNMLVAKEEQIREKLQTVTGVVAAELSQAKGFNITARPFPGFDEFSMEQTKPLTLGSRLTAEDIKEKIDTVFKRQNFDYVPYQFALATLSGEALGTIERQSPEFKQWRQDTVNYFPVIQYITPPSGSAAENLTADEFLIIVIPIKKMVFKDLQPRIIAAILFTLVIVTAFYLTVHTMIRQKKLNVIKNDFINNMTHEFKTPIATISLAVDALKNPKVIGNPEKLTYFSSIIKEENQRMNRQVETILKSALLDRQEIQLNKRPLHVHQIIEDVADNFALRLQEKGGDMEIHLNAENDLIEGDEVHINNIINNLLDNAVKYSKENVPPHISLTTSSAPRKFIIRIEDNGIGMTRETVKRIFEKFYRAHTGNLHNVKGFGLGLSYVKSVVEAHDGTIKPESTLGKGSVFTIELPVQG, from the coding sequence GTGAAACGAATTTTCCCCATAATCATCGTCCTCATAAGCATTTCTCTTATCGGCATCATCTTCATTCAAATCTCCTGGCTCAACAACATGCTGGTGGCAAAGGAAGAACAGATACGCGAAAAGCTGCAAACAGTGACCGGCGTGGTGGCGGCGGAACTTTCGCAGGCCAAGGGCTTCAACATTACCGCACGGCCCTTTCCCGGTTTTGACGAATTTTCGATGGAGCAGACAAAGCCCTTAACCCTGGGCAGCCGCCTTACCGCCGAAGACATCAAGGAAAAAATAGACACGGTTTTCAAGCGGCAGAATTTTGATTACGTGCCTTACCAGTTTGCGCTGGCCACCTTGTCGGGTGAAGCGTTGGGAACGATTGAACGGCAGTCGCCGGAGTTCAAGCAATGGCGGCAGGACACGGTCAATTATTTTCCCGTCATCCAATACATTACGCCGCCGAGCGGCAGCGCCGCGGAAAACCTGACCGCTGATGAATTTCTAATCATCGTGATCCCGATAAAAAAGATGGTGTTCAAAGACCTGCAGCCGCGCATCATTGCGGCCATTCTTTTTACACTCGTCATCGTTACTGCCTTTTACCTGACGGTGCACACCATGATCCGGCAAAAGAAACTCAACGTCATTAAAAATGATTTCATCAACAACATGACACACGAGTTTAAAACGCCGATTGCCACCATTTCGCTGGCGGTGGATGCACTCAAAAATCCGAAGGTGATTGGCAACCCCGAAAAGTTGACCTATTTCAGCAGTATCATTAAAGAAGAAAACCAGCGCATGAACCGGCAGGTGGAAACGATTTTAAAATCGGCGCTGCTCGACCGACAGGAAATTCAACTGAACAAAAGGCCGCTGCACGTGCACCAAATCATTGAAGACGTGGCGGACAATTTTGCCCTGCGCCTGCAGGAAAAAGGCGGCGACATGGAAATTCACTTGAACGCCGAAAACGATTTGATTGAAGGCGACGAAGTGCACATCAACAACATCATCAACAATCTTCTCGACAACGCGGTGAAGTATTCCAAGGAGAACGTGCCGCCGCACATTTCGCTCACTACTTCATCTGCTCCGCGAAAGTTTATCATCCGCATCGAAGACAACGGCATCGGCATGACCCGCGAAACGGTGAAGCGCATCTTCGAAAAATTTTACCGGGCACACACGGGCAACCTTCATAACGTAAAAGGTTTTGGTCTTGGATTAAGTTACGTTAAATCAGTTGTGGAAGCACACGATGGAACGATAAAGCCGGAGAGTACGTTGGGAAAGGGAAGCGTGTTTACGATTGAGTTGCCGGTGCAGGGGTGA
- a CDS encoding YqgE/AlgH family protein, with product MTAPAAGVLLIADPFLKDPNFMRTVVFLTEHRDDGTIGFVLNRKYENTLDELLPEVEGHKLPVYYGGPVQMNTIHFLHRYPDEISGGVEVMKGIYWGGDFDAVIALINSGKADPEKIRFYIGYSGWSSGQLETEMDEKTWLTVEAVRKLVFHPNAEEIWRDSIKHLGGEYEMMINFPIDPQLN from the coding sequence ATGACAGCACCCGCAGCCGGCGTTTTACTCATTGCAGACCCGTTTTTAAAAGACCCCAACTTTATGCGCACGGTGGTGTTTTTAACCGAGCACCGCGACGACGGCACCATTGGCTTTGTGCTCAACCGCAAGTACGAAAACACGCTGGACGAACTGCTGCCCGAAGTGGAAGGCCACAAGCTCCCGGTTTATTACGGCGGGCCTGTGCAAATGAATACGATCCACTTTTTGCATCGCTATCCCGATGAAATTTCCGGCGGCGTGGAAGTGATGAAGGGAATTTACTGGGGCGGCGATTTCGATGCTGTTATAGCGCTTATTAACAGCGGCAAAGCCGATCCGGAAAAGATTCGTTTTTACATTGGTTATTCCGGCTGGAGTTCCGGACAGTTAGAAACCGAGATGGATGAAAAAACCTGGCTCACCGTGGAAGCCGTGCGCAAGCTTGTTTTTCATCCCAACGCCGAAGAAATCTGGCGAGATTCCATCAAACACCTCGGCGGCGAGTACGAGATGATGATCAACTTCCCGATTGATCCGCAATTGAATTAG
- a CDS encoding DUF4139 domain-containing protein: MRLYLLSLFFFVNAACFAQTRKLTAESVVSGVTVFSSGAQILRTANLSVLPGRTEIIFNGLSNQLEQQSLQLKADAAITLLSVQAVKDFTSQRKLEADERALLDNRASLQDKIAADTRLLQVFKKEEDMLTKNEAIGGQAGVKTEELKQALDLHRARLTEVLQKQMEIEKRILAQQKELAKVNAQVSEVGKKRDSVNYTVTALISSRETQNIKFELLYTVKDAGWYPTYDVRVTDITRPLNVLMNANVFQRSGETWKDVAVQLSTGNPGDNATPSSLQTWALNFYDPSVAWQRSQALMPGVVSGRVLDESGNAIVSASISVKGSNMGTLTDVNGFFKLQNLPANASIVVSSVGYYSKEIKAKPGYLTVNLTPSQNSLSEVVIVGYGDKKEAVEDGLAKKVMIRGASTLQGRTPGIDIVTVNTQYQPTNIVYRIDEKYTLETDGKTTTIAIKKIDVPALYEYVAVPKLDPAAFLTAKILNWQDYDLQSGESNLYYEGTFLGKTYIDLSNAGDTLSLSLGKDNGIKVSRKLLKEFSSKKFIGSNRTETKEYEITAMNTKKLPVSVTVQDQFPVSATKEIEVKDKNAPEANMNEESGLVTWTITLQPGQEKKVKMGYSVKYPKDRKVILEP, encoded by the coding sequence ATGCGACTTTACCTTCTTTCCCTGTTCTTTTTTGTTAACGCGGCCTGTTTTGCACAAACCAGGAAATTAACTGCTGAAAGTGTCGTCTCCGGCGTAACGGTTTTTTCTTCCGGCGCACAAATTCTTCGCACGGCAAACCTGTCCGTTTTACCGGGTAGAACTGAAATTATTTTTAACGGGTTGAGCAACCAGTTGGAACAACAAAGCCTGCAACTTAAAGCCGATGCGGCCATTACATTGCTATCGGTGCAGGCGGTAAAAGATTTTACCAGCCAGCGAAAACTGGAAGCCGACGAACGGGCCTTGCTTGACAATCGGGCTTCGCTTCAGGATAAAATTGCCGCCGACACTCGTCTTCTGCAAGTGTTTAAAAAAGAAGAAGACATGCTTACCAAAAACGAAGCCATTGGTGGGCAGGCCGGCGTGAAAACAGAAGAATTGAAACAAGCGCTGGACCTTCACCGTGCCCGCTTAACAGAAGTTCTGCAAAAGCAAATGGAGATTGAAAAACGAATTCTTGCGCAGCAAAAAGAACTGGCGAAAGTGAATGCACAAGTTTCTGAAGTTGGCAAAAAACGCGACAGCGTAAACTACACCGTTACGGCTTTGATCAGCAGCCGCGAAACACAAAACATAAAGTTTGAATTGCTGTACACGGTGAAAGACGCGGGCTGGTATCCAACGTATGATGTACGCGTAACCGATATCACAAGGCCGTTGAACGTATTGATGAACGCCAACGTTTTTCAGCGCAGCGGCGAAACCTGGAAAGATGTAGCTGTGCAATTGAGCACTGGTAATCCGGGCGACAACGCAACGCCTTCCTCTCTGCAAACGTGGGCGCTGAATTTTTACGATCCTTCCGTTGCCTGGCAACGTTCGCAAGCCCTTATGCCCGGCGTGGTGAGCGGCCGCGTGCTGGACGAAAGTGGAAATGCCATTGTCAGCGCAAGCATTAGCGTGAAAGGAAGCAACATGGGCACGCTAACAGATGTGAACGGTTTTTTTAAATTGCAAAACCTTCCGGCTAACGCTTCCATCGTTGTTTCGTCGGTTGGTTATTATTCAAAGGAAATAAAAGCAAAGCCGGGCTATCTCACTGTAAACCTTACGCCGAGCCAAAATTCGTTGTCGGAAGTTGTGATTGTTGGCTACGGTGATAAAAAAGAAGCGGTAGAGGATGGGCTTGCAAAGAAAGTCATGATTCGCGGTGCGAGTACGTTGCAAGGCCGTACGCCTGGCATTGACATCGTTACCGTAAACACACAATATCAACCCACGAATATTGTTTACAGGATTGATGAAAAATACACGCTGGAAACCGACGGCAAAACGACCACCATCGCCATTAAAAAGATAGACGTTCCGGCATTGTACGAATACGTTGCCGTCCCCAAACTTGACCCTGCTGCTTTTCTTACGGCGAAGATTTTAAATTGGCAGGATTATGACCTGCAATCGGGCGAATCAAACCTTTATTACGAGGGAACGTTCTTGGGCAAAACTTATATTGATTTATCAAACGCAGGCGACACGCTTTCGCTTTCGTTGGGCAAAGACAACGGCATTAAAGTGTCGAGAAAATTGCTGAAGGAGTTCAGCTCCAAAAAATTCATTGGCAGCAACCGCACCGAAACAAAAGAATACGAGATAACGGCGATGAACACAAAGAAACTGCCGGTTTCCGTAACGGTGCAGGATCAATTTCCGGTATCGGCAACGAAAGAAATTGAAGTGAAGGACAAGAACGCACCGGAGGCAAACATGAACGAAGAATCAGGCCTTGTTACGTGGACAATAACCTTACAACCGGGGCAAGAGAAAAAAGTAAAGATGGGTTATAGCGTGAAGTATCCCAAAGACAGGAAGGTAATTCTTGAACCGTGA
- the atpC gene encoding ATP synthase F1 subunit epsilon, with the protein MILEILTPERKLFSGEVYGIQMPGISGSFEVLDKHAPLVSALKAGRVKVLRDKQSHTTSYNIQGGFVEVLNNKVTVLVEGAKEAE; encoded by the coding sequence ATGATCTTAGAAATATTAACTCCCGAACGCAAACTTTTCAGTGGCGAGGTGTACGGCATACAGATGCCGGGCATCAGCGGTTCGTTTGAAGTATTGGACAAACACGCACCGCTGGTAAGTGCTTTAAAAGCCGGCCGCGTGAAGGTGTTGCGCGACAAACAATCTCACACGACGAGCTACAACATTCAGGGCGGTTTTGTAGAAGTGCTGAACAACAAAGTAACCGTGCTGGTAGAAGGTGCAAAAGAAGCGGAATAA
- the atpD gene encoding F0F1 ATP synthase subunit beta: protein MAKVGKVKQIIGAVVDVQFDGGLPEIFNALEIKRQNGDTLVLEVQTHLGEDSVRTIAMDGTEGLLRGMDVVDTGSPITMPASEQIRGRLFNVTGDPIDGLPPVPKVNGRPIHAKPPLFENLSTATEVLYTGIKVIDLIEPYSKGGKIGLFGGAGVGKTVLIQELINNIAKAYAGVSVFAGVGERTREGNDLMREMIEAGIMNYGDAFKHSMEEGGWDLSKVNMNELADSKATFVFGQMNEPPGARARVALSGLTIAEYYRDGDGTGKGRDILFFVDNIFRFTQAGSEVSALLGRMPSAVGYQPTLATEMGLMQERITSTKNGSITSVQAVYVPADDLTDPAPATTFAHLDATTVLSRKIADLGIYPAVDPLDSTSRILMPSVVGEAHYNTANRVKLILQRYKELQDIIAILGLDELSDEDKLTVSRARKVQRFLSQPFHVAEAFTGLKGVLVPIEETIRGFNMIMDGEVDEYPEASFNLVGSIDDAIEKGKKLMAQAQG from the coding sequence ATGGCAAAAGTTGGCAAGGTTAAACAAATTATTGGCGCCGTGGTGGACGTGCAGTTCGACGGTGGCCTTCCCGAAATTTTTAACGCATTAGAAATAAAGAGACAGAACGGCGATACGCTGGTGCTGGAAGTGCAAACGCACTTAGGCGAAGACAGCGTTCGTACCATTGCCATGGACGGCACCGAAGGCTTGCTGCGTGGAATGGACGTAGTAGATACCGGTTCACCAATTACAATGCCGGCGAGTGAGCAAATCCGCGGACGCCTGTTTAATGTAACAGGTGACCCAATTGACGGGTTGCCCCCGGTTCCAAAAGTCAATGGCCGCCCCATTCACGCCAAACCGCCCTTATTTGAAAACCTTTCTACCGCTACAGAAGTTTTGTACACCGGTATTAAAGTAATTGACCTGATTGAACCTTATTCCAAAGGTGGTAAGATTGGTTTGTTTGGTGGTGCGGGTGTAGGAAAAACTGTATTGATCCAGGAATTGATCAACAATATTGCAAAGGCTTACGCTGGTGTGTCCGTATTTGCCGGAGTAGGAGAAAGAACCCGTGAAGGAAATGACCTGATGCGTGAAATGATTGAAGCGGGCATCATGAATTATGGCGACGCTTTCAAGCACAGCATGGAAGAAGGCGGCTGGGACCTGAGCAAAGTGAACATGAACGAGCTGGCCGACTCAAAAGCAACGTTTGTATTCGGCCAAATGAACGAGCCTCCCGGAGCCCGTGCCCGCGTTGCGCTTTCGGGTTTGACCATCGCCGAGTACTACCGCGATGGTGACGGCACCGGCAAGGGCCGCGACATTCTTTTCTTCGTTGACAACATCTTCCGTTTTACACAAGCCGGTTCTGAAGTATCGGCCCTGTTAGGACGTATGCCTTCGGCCGTGGGTTATCAGCCTACGCTGGCAACCGAGATGGGTTTGATGCAGGAACGCATTACTTCTACAAAAAACGGTTCCATTACTTCCGTACAAGCCGTTTACGTGCCTGCGGATGACTTAACTGACCCCGCGCCGGCGACGACCTTTGCGCACCTTGATGCCACAACAGTATTGAGCCGTAAGATTGCCGACTTGGGTATCTACCCCGCGGTTGACCCGCTTGATTCTACTTCGCGTATTTTGATGCCATCGGTTGTTGGTGAAGCGCACTACAATACCGCCAACCGCGTGAAACTTATTCTTCAACGCTACAAAGAATTGCAGGACATCATCGCCATTCTTGGTTTGGATGAATTGAGCGACGAGGACAAACTCACCGTAAGCCGTGCCCGTAAAGTGCAGCGCTTTCTTTCGCAGCCCTTCCACGTGGCCGAAGCCTTTACCGGTTTGAAAGGCGTGTTGGTTCCGATTGAAGAAACCATCCGCGGCTTTAACATGATCATGGACGGTGAAGTGGACGAATACCCCGAAGCGTCGTTCAACCTCGTAGGTTCTATTGATGATGCGATTGAAAAAGGGAAGAAGTTAATGGCGCAGGCGCAGGGATAA
- a CDS encoding YfgM family protein produces the protein MLTKLPLVSFLVFVFLNSQGQIPQEKELVQKISLAKNDETQIIALGELAELYSIFRDNKKADSVLEKQMLLAEISQNDELILKTLSGSVIDNIAAWSSKETFDRATAFLQKCLSYAKEKNNTHLETITHLKLASLFQKRQLYDQAMEQSVLAFNVLDGKQDSLKAALYLELGDAFSGKGDAVAAYKNYNSAYDIAYSLDNVPLQSATWHSFADFYLTLGDSTLAKNALLESLRLNKKHKSQAGLLADYIDLFRLTVEIDFANKALLLANELKSLKDQLLCKRLLFSYIMVVEKNSQKALSYLQQNPDLALYQSNRGLPNYNTGAIYHYSGQYEEAVKYYLLDEPLILSSFGPSVQLSYFGEMADCYDALNETQKAVVYYEKAFALSKAVGSPANNASLTQKLSQLYARENDYKNAYAFSQLYLEYNEALKKQAKQREVTLLGLEREKKQHEKDIQAAAEALTKTRNLQYTGISMAIVFLFVVLILMGMFPVSKETVRMLNFVTFICLFEFITLLIDAWLHDLTHGEPLRIWLAKIVIIALLLPVHHTLEHLAVKFLSSQKLQQMRRRISVRKFFRPSKKTIQKLEENLEEGTLV, from the coding sequence ATGCTTACGAAACTGCCGCTTGTTTCTTTCCTCGTGTTTGTGTTTTTAAACAGCCAAGGTCAAATTCCGCAAGAGAAAGAGTTGGTGCAAAAAATTTCGTTGGCAAAAAACGATGAAACGCAAATTATAGCCCTTGGCGAACTGGCGGAACTTTATTCGATCTTTCGCGACAACAAAAAAGCCGACAGCGTTTTGGAAAAACAAATGCTGCTGGCCGAAATTTCGCAGAACGACGAATTGATCCTGAAAACGCTTTCGGGCAGCGTAATAGACAACATTGCGGCTTGGTCGAGTAAGGAAACCTTTGACCGCGCCACGGCATTTTTGCAAAAATGTTTGAGTTACGCAAAAGAAAAAAACAACACACACCTTGAAACCATCACTCACCTTAAGTTGGCCAGCCTGTTTCAAAAACGGCAGCTTTACGACCAGGCCATGGAGCAATCCGTACTTGCGTTTAACGTTTTGGACGGAAAGCAAGATTCGTTGAAAGCTGCATTGTACCTTGAACTGGGCGATGCTTTTTCGGGGAAAGGCGATGCCGTAGCAGCGTATAAAAACTACAACAGCGCCTACGATATTGCTTACTCACTGGACAACGTGCCTTTGCAATCGGCAACATGGCATTCGTTTGCAGATTTTTACCTGACACTCGGCGACAGCACGTTGGCCAAAAACGCTTTGCTGGAAAGCCTTCGTTTAAACAAAAAACACAAAAGCCAAGCAGGACTGCTGGCCGACTACATTGACCTTTTCCGCTTAACCGTTGAAATAGATTTTGCCAACAAAGCCTTGCTGCTTGCCAACGAATTAAAATCGCTGAAAGACCAACTGCTTTGCAAACGGTTGTTGTTTTCTTACATCATGGTGGTAGAGAAGAACAGCCAGAAGGCTCTTTCCTACTTGCAACAAAACCCCGACCTGGCCTTGTATCAATCAAACAGGGGTCTGCCTAATTACAACACCGGCGCCATTTATCATTACAGCGGGCAATATGAGGAAGCCGTAAAATATTACCTGCTTGACGAACCGCTGATTCTTTCTTCCTTCGGCCCTTCGGTGCAGCTTTCCTATTTTGGGGAGATGGCCGATTGTTACGATGCGCTGAACGAAACCCAAAAGGCCGTTGTCTATTATGAAAAAGCTTTTGCCCTCAGCAAAGCTGTGGGCAGCCCTGCCAATAATGCTTCTCTCACACAAAAGCTTTCACAACTTTATGCACGGGAAAACGATTACAAAAACGCCTATGCGTTTAGCCAGCTTTACCTCGAGTACAACGAAGCGTTGAAAAAGCAGGCCAAGCAACGCGAGGTAACGTTGCTGGGATTGGAGCGGGAAAAAAAGCAACACGAAAAGGACATACAGGCAGCAGCGGAAGCCTTGACAAAAACAAGAAACCTGCAATACACAGGAATTTCCATGGCCATTGTGTTTTTGTTTGTGGTGCTGATTTTAATGGGCATGTTTCCCGTTTCGAAGGAGACGGTGCGCATGTTGAATTTTGTCACTTTTATTTGCCTTTTTGAATTCATCACGTTACTGATTGACGCATGGCTGCACGATTTAACTCACGGCGAACCGTTGCGCATCTGGCTGGCCAAGATTGTCATCATTGCACTGCTGCTTCCCGTCCATCACACATTAGAGCATCTTGCCGTTAAGTTTCTGTCTTCGCAAAAATTGCAACAAATGCGGCGCAGGATATCGGTGCGCAAATTTTTCCGTCCTTCCAAGAAAACCATCCAAAAGCTGGAAGAAAACCTGGAAGAAGGCACCTTGGTGTAA
- a CDS encoding L,D-transpeptidase family protein — MKTILFYVAMICSLLAACQNNSSSSPKESTEQQQEEKKNISKRDYSINKNNSYSDLFLDSATMEKYIAAKKLPDSLARRLRSFYNTRNYQFAWFTSNGLTEQARAFWNLHDYVTTYDNDTSLRDKALQKKMDALTAEEKLTASASGDFVQTELTLTQHFIRYILNNYEKGYVKRKEAERFVPFKKRDPLEMADSLLNKKHKDNKYFENVNAPYAALKKELDRYYDIVKAGGWPQLPTVKALKKGSHSPEVALLKKRLRISGEMPGSDTSQVFNDTLENAVRVFQKRLGYTPTGTVNAQLIKDLNVPAQKRLEQILVNMDRMRWMPTEPSGQLIVVNIPEFVLHVYENKKKAFDMNVVVGKEGHNTVSFSGDLSTIVFSPYWNVPPSIVKKEILPKMASNPNYLESQNMEQTGMEDGLPKIRQLPGDKNSLGHVKFLFPNSFNIYFHDTPAKSLFNQDKRAYSHGCIRLAEPEKMAEYLLRDNPEWTPDKIMTAMNQDHEQYVKLKKPVPVLITYYTAWIDDDGLLNFRDDIYSHDADLMGKMFL; from the coding sequence ATGAAAACAATTCTTTTTTACGTGGCCATGATTTGCAGTTTGCTGGCCGCCTGTCAAAACAATTCGTCATCCAGCCCAAAAGAAAGCACCGAGCAACAACAAGAAGAAAAGAAAAACATTTCGAAACGGGATTACAGCATTAACAAAAACAATTCTTATTCGGATCTTTTTTTGGACAGCGCCACGATGGAAAAATACATTGCGGCCAAAAAACTTCCCGATTCGCTGGCCCGCCGTCTGCGCAGCTTTTACAACACCCGGAATTACCAGTTTGCCTGGTTTACGTCAAACGGATTAACCGAACAAGCCCGCGCCTTCTGGAACCTGCACGATTACGTGACCACCTACGACAACGATACATCGCTGCGCGACAAGGCCCTGCAAAAAAAGATGGACGCTTTAACGGCAGAAGAAAAACTAACGGCGTCTGCCTCGGGTGATTTCGTGCAAACGGAACTGACGCTGACCCAGCATTTCATTCGTTACATTTTAAACAACTATGAAAAAGGCTACGTGAAACGTAAAGAAGCGGAGCGCTTTGTTCCGTTTAAAAAACGCGACCCGCTTGAAATGGCTGATTCGCTCTTGAACAAAAAACACAAAGACAACAAATATTTTGAGAACGTAAACGCGCCTTACGCGGCGCTAAAGAAAGAACTCGACCGCTATTACGACATTGTAAAAGCCGGGGGCTGGCCGCAATTGCCTACGGTGAAAGCCCTGAAGAAAGGAAGCCACTCTCCTGAAGTTGCCTTGCTCAAAAAGCGCCTGCGCATATCCGGTGAAATGCCCGGCAGCGACACCTCGCAAGTGTTTAACGATACACTGGAAAATGCCGTAAGAGTTTTTCAAAAACGGTTGGGCTACACGCCTACCGGTACGGTGAATGCGCAACTGATAAAAGATTTGAACGTGCCGGCACAAAAACGCCTCGAACAAATTTTGGTGAACATGGACCGGATGCGGTGGATGCCTACCGAGCCTTCGGGCCAACTGATTGTGGTAAACATTCCTGAATTTGTTTTGCACGTGTACGAAAACAAGAAAAAAGCCTTTGACATGAACGTGGTGGTGGGCAAGGAAGGACACAACACCGTTAGCTTCAGCGGTGATTTAAGCACCATTGTTTTCAGCCCGTACTGGAACGTGCCGCCGAGCATTGTAAAAAAAGAAATTTTGCCCAAGATGGCGTCCAATCCAAACTATTTGGAAAGCCAGAACATGGAGCAAACCGGTATGGAAGACGGCCTGCCAAAAATCCGGCAACTTCCCGGCGACAAAAACTCGTTGGGCCATGTGAAGTTTTTGTTTCCGAACAGCTTCAATATTTATTTTCACGATACACCGGCCAAGAGTTTGTTTAACCAGGACAAGCGGGCTTACAGTCACGGCTGCATTCGGTTGGCCGAGCCCGAGAAAATGGCGGAATATCTTTTGCGCGACAACCCCGAATGGACGCCGGATAAAATTATGACGGCCATGAATCAGGACCATGAGCAGTACGTGAAATTGAAAAAGCCTGTACCGGTTCTCATAACCTATTATACCGCCTGGATTGACGACGACGGGCTGCTCAATTTTCGCGACGACATATATAGCCACGATGCGGATTTGATGGGGAAAATGTTTTTGTAG